The following coding sequences are from one Anabas testudineus chromosome 16, fAnaTes1.2, whole genome shotgun sequence window:
- the rrp15 gene encoding RRP15-like protein codes for MAAMMKTHVQLHGEDAVPLCKNYNDQSDSERGSNDERSDDGESEGEENVRDGVGEERDDSNINTGWAEAMAKILGKKIPESKSNILVRNTEMDKMKKREQHIQLERKKQVDKRHAWEMMCREKPDIVKDREPERALQRIATRGVVQLFNAVRKHQKTMEHKVQEVGASERKKAKILSSVSKKDFIDVLRRTEGGGGGCSKTEKDDAASAEKPVWSVLRDDFMMGATMKDWDKDSDREETYPHKRGDSDSN; via the exons GTGAGGATGCAGTGCCTCTGTGCAAGAACTACAATGACCAGAGTGATTCTGAAAGAGGAAGCAACGATGAAAGGTCTGATGATGgtgagagtgaaggagaagaaaatgtcaGAGATGGTgttggagaggagagagatgacagCAACATTAATACTGGATGGGCAGAGGCCATGGCAAAGATCCTGGGGAAGAAGATACCAGAGAGCAAAAGCAACATCCTGGTGAGGAACACTGAGATGGacaagatgaagaagagagagcAACACATAcagctggagaggaagaaacag GTTGACAAGAGGCATGCATGGGAGATGATGTGCAGGGAGAAACCAGACATAGTGAAGGACCGTGAACCTGAAAGAGCTCTACAGAGAATTGCAACCAG AGGGGTGGTGCAGCTGTTCAATGCTGTAAGAAAACACCAGAAAACAATGGAGCACAAGGTGCAGGAAGTAGGTGcttcagaaagaaagaaggccAAGATTCTCTCTTCAGTCTCTAAAAAAGACTTCATCGATGTGCTGAGAAGGACGgaaggaggtggtggagggtgCAGCAAGACTGAAAAGGATGAT gcTGCTTCAGCAGAGAAGCCCGTCTGGAGTGTCCTCAGAGATGACTTCATGATGGGAGCCACCATGAAAGACTGGGACAAAGACAGTGATAGAGAGGAAACTTATCCACACAAAAGAGGAGACAGTGATTCTAACTGA